Within Topomyia yanbarensis strain Yona2022 chromosome 2, ASM3024719v1, whole genome shotgun sequence, the genomic segment AACAATAGACTCTAAAgagaatcgtggtcaattttccAGTTGACTGAAATCGGGTCTTTGTTCAACTCTTGCCATCAGATTCTGTACCGTCGCATCATACTCTATTTTGCCTTAAACTGCATCTCGCTTCGAACAGTTCCACTTGACGATGGTCGAAAATTTCTTGATTGGATCAAACTCTACATTGTTGTGAGTGTTCTTTTCACTAGGCACAACCTGCACCTTCTTGGTGACCAATAGCTGCATGGCAATTATTCCGTAATATCAACTTACCAAATCCAACCTAAACAGCACGGAGCTTTCCTGTTGATCCAAGAAGAGGAGTACTCATTCGTTCACTTAAATTTACGGATTGCCATGGAAATATCGTTTTTCAAGCCACAGGTACAGATAGCCTGCCAAATCAAATATTTCTTTCCAAACTTTATCTGTTTCATATGCTTGCAGCTGCCGTATAAAATCCATGCAAGCTGTTTGAGAGCTGCCTTGGTGTACCTTTCGTTATCCTTTACCACGCATTCGAAATTCGTCACCACCGTGACCACGTTTTGGCCATCTTTTTTGTTTATGGTACGTTTTGTACATGACACTCCCAGACTGTTTGTGACAACTCGGACGGAGAGATTTGGATACCGCATGAAATCACAGGCCAATCATTTGGTTGTCGCTGCGGCTTCAAACTGTCGATTTCTTCCTATTCCAAGTTTTCTGGCCGTCGATAAAAGCTTCCCGAACTCTTTTATTACGTCGTGGACATTTCATTCGTTCACTTTTAATTCTTTTGCTAACTCAACGTCAGAattcacggtgtatttattagaacaactttatgcaaaaaaaatcagcatctctgaaacttcggaatatgaaagaatggacgttcccctttcatttgaaactaacatcaaaatgatccgtcgtaataatattgcttttactactcgaactagttcatatttctgtccctagatggtgctttagacattcgaataacactaaatgtgagaatttgatagaaaatttaattgtctacaagtttgttgacaacTAAGACATGATctgaaatcacccggaaaagttgtttaagattttaacgaagttatatctaagatagtttcacacgaggcctaggtTTGGAAATATACTTTCTCGCACTTATTTGACtgccaaaaaaataattgggtttagttacatgaaaatatttgacgggattcattacaacttcttcgttgacaattcctattgaccttctgaaaattaggatgtttgacagagactgaaaactatttgtgcttttggttcaagtttgtaatctttcccgataggttcgaatgaactaccattcatcggaaggtattgcttggttacaagggtttgcttacgtttatgttttagaaaggaccatacgtcgcataatttaggttatgatcgtttaagtcagctattataattctgttcaagacgaaatgttgggacacacagtttataattgaacgcaaaccacagaagtaactgtccaaattagtggtttGCGTGAAACGATTCATTCAATTTTTTCCGCAAagtatattgtggcagttggattttacggccatttcctatcaattatgcgagaaatcgttaataaattgatcctagattatgcgaaaacaaaatatgatttgagtacaaaaaaccttatatatatatatacaaatccacgaataaaaaaataattatcttgatccaaaaactcaaagttttttgttcattgtttgtcacattgagttaatttttaaaaagataatcagcgtttttaaccaagcATTGCAATGAAATTCGCGAAATATTTCAATGGTTTTAACAGTTTAATTGAaatgaagttcaggacaagtgaattttatacgaagatgctaacaaagtaggaggttcatgcaagaatagttatcagtcatccccgagaacaatcgaaaaaatgaaaaagaaggcatacatcattgaaaaagctgtttctgcgggaggaatcactcaccatcttggaaaagattattaatatcatactagtttggtcaacacttatctaagactGCTCGTCCCAAAAATATTAATGGTGCCCTATATCAggtgagtaaagccatgtcaagtgatcctcgaatttttcgcaaaatcaccgatcttcatgaggtatattttattgtatagggattatggtgattagcttttggtataaatatttcgttacaattcctttttctcttcaagatattaacccttaaactttattgcaagataaaattgaaaattttatatctcaaaaattactgaagataattcaatgaatttttgcacactcatgcaatgatatttgcactatcttataaaaatgtttttactttataattgtgtgaataacggtactttgcatctatttaaaattttcaattgtattttttcttgtgttcttcacgctaagaatttttaaaacgtatgtcaaattatgcggaaatctttcaccttcaataatctgtattgatattttttcatttttgttcctatcgagagttatggaggattttgtaacaatgcgctctttcaacgcacggcccactttgatgcaacccgcgagaacgttcatattggcaacgtcgcaacgtcctaatgcgcatcgctttgaaggagcgtatctcatgttcaaaaatGGCATCTCTGAAgttaaagcaaaaagacaagcttttctttatggataattgaaagtgatgTTTTCTGTATAATTTACttgctctttagcgttattatattgttcaggagttatttaattttctgtcactcaatacctcggacaacCGCACTCGGATGttgccagccgatgagcaaagttgagcagaGGGTATGTTTTAAGCTgcgttgacatattttttgcaaattgacatacttcaccacgttttatttccagttggttctgtctgagaggtagcacattatattgcgaatcttttcttaaatccacatagcgacttttcagccatgcgccatcgggtcgtgcgttaaattacgcgctcattttgtttttgtttttgtttttgtttcgatcgcacttgggtgtttcccatatagagaCAACTcgcgaaatgctatattatccccaaatagacaatatttgctcaaaaaaacattcgattgttttatgttataaatatgggtcgatcacacgaatgatgtattccgtaaaaaaaaattcataaatatgttcgtcgtatcttatttttgtggcatccatgtggagtgataaatttaaatattatattggtcaacacaaatgtagcatatgtcgtaatgggcgcaaaaaatacaacgaaaatataTGTGGGCATGAATAAAAcacaattttcgttaaattttcaattttacatcccatgtttatagtaaatggttaacgcgtttaaaatatagaaaaatttaacgtttaatttttcttcttatggtgtttgccaaagtaatggaactggaatattcgatgactgaacaggtacatgcggaaaactataacgatgattttaaaataaagatcgttgatgattaaatgaaattcgacaaaaataaataatatcttaccagaacttggagaaccaccaattaacagaattaacagaagcaatagtgataaaaaaaccccaacatcgatgcgattgaacaacagattttatgtaaacttttttcaaaagacacatcgttgtttaaaagtaatatcactcgcgaaaataaaaacgtgaaataaaatgctgttggcataagattttcaattttcatatattaatgttgcagactaaaaatgaatttggatataacgtagatgtattttgaccaacagaagtgtttttaaagagttaattgttagtaacattaaattataataataataaatatattaaacaactataatttttgttgcgcacttcggtcaaaaaaatttaacgcatctcaaaataaacggaaaaaatgaccttcgataatccgtattgaaaagtttgccttTTTGCGCTAACCGAGAGATGTGGTTTCTTatagtcatgcgatgcgcacttcccaTGCGATGCGCATTCTGTGGTTgcgacgtgcgacgttgccaatatgaacgttctcgcgggttgcatcaaagtgggccgtgcgttgaaagagcgcactgttacaaaatcctccataactctcgataggaacaaaaatgacaaattatcaatacagattattgaaggtgaaagattgccgcataatttgacatacgttttggaaatttttagcgtgaagaacacaagaaaaaatacaattgaaaatttaaaatagattcaaagtaccgttattcacacaattatagagtaaaaacatttttacaagatattgcaaatatcatttcataagtgtacaaaaattcattgaattatcttcagtagtttttgagatataaaattaacaattttatcatgcaataaagtttaagggttaatatcttaaagaaaaaaaggaattttaacgaaatatttataccaaaagctattcaccataatccctacacaataaaatatacctcatgaagatcggtgattttgcgaaaaattcgaggaacacttgacatggctttactcaggtggaatctggaattataatttgcagctaaaagatgagactttccaagctctcaaattccgctgaatgcaCTGTTCAATTAAACACAGgtatttggcaaatgaaaaaagtgcgtgtgaattgacttacaaaccactagggtttctgtgaaactaacttagacttagacttcgttaaaatattaaacaactcttccggataatttcaaatcggtttttagttgttaacaaaattgtaaacaattaaaatatctaTCATATTCTCACtattagtgttgttcgaatgtctaaagcaccatctagggatagaaatatgaactagttatattgtaaaatctatgttttcacgcaaaaaaacttaaaaaaaagttgctctagaacccccgacggattattttgatgttagtttcaaatgaaaggggaaagtccattctttcatatcctgaagtttcagagatgctgaattttttgcataaagttggtAAAAAAAAGACACTGTGAATTGTTTGACTTTTTGCGATGTTACTCTATATGTTACTCCTCCATTTTCAAAACTGAAGACAAATATCTAAATCAAAATGGAGGTATTATCCGGCATACCTACAAAATGAGAGGTTTTTTACAGCCACGattaaaaaagttgtttaggTCGAACAAATTTCGATGGTATCGATATATAGTAAATTCAATATATATTATTTAGAATGGCATATTCTGTCCTCTCCCTCTTATGGGTTGAAACTGCCTATGTAATAAAAGACCGTGACCGTTTTCTTAACTAATTTTTGTTCAGGATTGTCACGAAAAAACGTATCTGTTCTCGAAGTTTGTAATTTATATATTTGAGTTGACTTCtctaaaaaggcaaaaaatcggCAGTGAGTTCTATCATGCAGAATTTTACGTGATGCTGAATGAAAGAGAAGCATTCAGCTGTACAACCATTAATTTTAAGTGCTCAAGTACAAGGTGAAAAAtgattcaaattaataattgtCTCCTCTGCATGATAATTTTTGTACAATTGTTAGTCCAAAAAGCTTGCTTCTTTTGTGTTCTGTCGAGGCTCATACATATTTTGAATACGATTAGCATTTTCCGCATCCAACTCGTTCACAGTCTATGTCCCTCTCGCTTCCAAACACACAGATTAAACGCTTCGCCATGGGTTTTCTGCGCTCGAACGAGGAAAGTCTGCCGCTGATGTACCATAAATCGTCACCGACGTCGCCACAGAAGCAGCTCAACGACATTCTGGCGGAGGATATTTACAGTCTGGATCAAATCGTGTCGAGCAAATTTGGCGATTCGTGCAAACAGTCCTTTACCGCCAATCACCATCACCACCACTACCCAACTGCACCCCAATCGCAACTGTTGCTAAGGCACGGCAGCGACGTGGAGTACGAGTTTCGGCGTAATCTGCTGATCCGAAAGACTAACAGTGCCAATTCGAGCCCGAAGCGATTCGTGCCGAACATCAAGAGGACGGATAGTTTGAACAGCATCGAGGATAATGAGCTGGACAGTGCGTCGTGGTTCCAGGCCGGATTGCCACGGGAAATTTCGTTCGAAGTACTAACTCAGCGAGCTCCTGGTGCTTTTCTGGTTCGAAGAAGCACTACGAAACAGGGCTGCTTCGCACTTTCGCTACGCGTTCCACCACCAGGCCCAAAAGTGGTACATTATTTGATTCTGAAAACCGAACGGGGGTACAAAATTAAGGTGGGTTTATTTTCACATAGCGTTTACACCATCAGAAATAATCTTTAAACTCACTTTTGCAGCATCACAAACATCACGATGAAATGTGCTATTACTAAAGTCCCATTCCCTTTTTCCCGCAGGGTTTCACGAAGGAATTTTCCTCGCTGAGAGCACTGATAACGCACCATTCGGTGATGCCGGAAATGCTTCCGGTTCCGCTGTCACTTCCCCGGCCTCAGAACATCCCCATCAAATGTAAGCGCGTCGACGATTACGACAGTTACAGCAAGCTGAACGAGTTCTCCAAACTGTTCTCCGATTTGGATCTATGATGGTAAACCGTTGCATTACGGCAAACCTCGCGACTACTGACAGCATGAAAAGGCACTCCGTTCGAGGAAATGGCTCGCCAAATGGCAGGTAAACTTTTCGACGAGGTTGTAAATATAGCATATATTCGTTCGTTACTTACCTGAGTGCAACTGATGGTGACAGGGTGCCAGAGAGTGGCCAAACCGTATTGTCAACTCTGCCGCTTTCGGAATCGATATAAACCGGAAAACGCCCGCGACAGACCCACGGATGCGCAGCGTTGCCTAAGTTTACAATCAAAACCCCATACCTAATTGAAAATACAGCTGTAATCATTTGATATTGTGATATAGAATTAAATGTACATGTGAAAAGCTCTGTTCATTCGCTGGCGGAGCGATAGATTGGTTAGAATAAAGCACTATAGCTGACACATAATGAAAAAGGTGAATGGTCCTATTGGAAAagcgaaattgaaaataaattaccTTATCAGTTATGTCGAATTGAAAACGTATTCCATTCTGTGTTTGATTTGCTGGCTTTGGTTGGCAGTTTTTTGTTCTTGCTTTTTATGCGATGACAATTCAACTAAATGCGTTTTTGGTCGATGCAATTCCGGTAAGTACCCGCTTGAGTGGATAGATCTAAAATTGCAATTGGTTAGTTTCTTAACGAGGATTTGATTGCCTTTCAGGGCGGAGACTCTTTACAAATCGAACTGGAAATGCTCTGTATGATGGTAAAGTATCAATATATGTACAATGAAATGAAAGGTTTCAAGGGTTTTGATGAAAGTAATGTGAAATCAATAGTAAGCACAAGAATAATTTCCTCTGACTTTTAACATTAAACGTCGAAAACTTTTTCCAATTCTCATACAACAATCGACACAGCTCGATCAATTGGTACAagttctgtatgtgtgtgtgtttttcagagagcagaaaaaaactttcaaaaaagcCTTGAGTAAGCaggaaaaacgtaaaaaaacgtCTCAGGAAACGGGTTTGGGTTGCCACCCGTTCCACTAAAACCACTACTCTTCCTCAGAACcggattcctccccggcactaccttacggcattacttcggggaagGGCTTTTTATGTGCATTACAACCACTCTAACTACTTAGTAGtcagttccttcagtagggttacagcaccactcCTCGACATACCACCAGTTCTCGACCATCCGCACAGGCTGGCAGTTTTTGCATGGCAGCCGGAGAGCTAGTTGTGGGTCGAGACCTAGTGCTCTTTCTCTACCAAgggcaaacttcagattgtaTAATTTACCAAGCGCTtcggttcccttgtgccattaaactcccttctcgtaccattcagcactacttactcgttgagctcccgacttgttcgtgaACTACTCGCTCTAGTCCGCGATGAtgaacctagcctactccgacggagaatttccCGGCTAAAGAAGTTCTACCGAAACAGAACCAACCAACCAAGTGTCGCGGTTAGTTTCATGATTCCGGTGGAGTCTCAGGTGGTGAAACTAGCTTACGCCGAGGGAGAGTTTCCCGATGAAAGAAGTTCTCTAGATCCGGTTCTTCTAAGCTTTTACTATTTTTCGTTTGGGTCAACCGGTAGGGTGTCAtggtcggtctggcgattccgggtggagcgtggcATCCAGTTCGCTGGCGCCCTGGCATACCATATCCGGTGCTTTATCGCGGTCTACTCTTCCCGGCGGTTAAGCTAGTCTACTCTGGCGGAGTTTCCCGGCGGTGATTGTTCGCCCCAAACCGTTACTCACGCCATTTCCGCTATAAAGCAGTCATGATCTGCACCACCGCTTTGTTGATCGCGTTCCGCGTGTTCACGTCGCTTGTCATTTTGTAAACGACATTATCCTGGTTGATGTCCAGCTCTCCTGTTTCGAGCATCTCTCTGCGTGTCACTCCGAACCCCGGACATAcaaagaccacatgctccggaATCTCCTcaacgttctcacactccggtCACATCGATGATGTAGCGTGCTCGAACCGATGAAGACACCTACTAGTTGAAGTTGccgtggcccgacaggagcTGTGTCAAGTGGAAGTTCACTTATCCGTGCTTTATTTTGATCCACGTTGACAGGTTTGGGATTGGTCGGTAGCTCTACCttccttttttccatattgtctcATTCTTGCTGCCACCTCGCCATCGAAACGATTCTcaccatcttcctcacgtttctggtgtTTCTCCGATTATAGCATTCGTTATCCTCTACCAGTCGGATCATCCCGGTGATAACACGTTCTGCCACCGACGAATTTATTGGTCGTACGCGCttgcgactcgtacggccatcagccggaacgCTCTCTCCACCTTTTCGCGGTTCCGTTTATTTGTCAGCGCTGCACCCCGATGGGAAACCCACATCGCAGTATTGATGCCGAAACACTAGATAGCGGACATTTCCTACCGCTTCTCGGGCAGTCGACGTTTGGCACGATCCTCGTTATTGCGTTCGTTACCTTGGACGACTTTCGCAGCAGGCGTAGTCGATGTaattgttgaagctcaaccggtcgtcgattacactagtttacagcatttctgaactaaataaactggtggtcattttcaatgttaaatcatgtactgaatccgaaaatgaagtccaaaaaattcacagtagaacagttttcgagttacagtaaaaaatgattttcacctatgaaattaaaaatgccttcagtaaaattcaaatatcttcggttgtagtgcatagaaatgaaatattattatgttgaattaaagttaATTGAATacactttcgatcgttagaacattttgttttatcgcgactactggttctggcgttattcacgaatctattgaactttttcttgatCTTTCgacattttttgaagaaaaatgagcgtttggtcaTTAATTTGGGCAAGATAATGCAATCCTAAATagtatatttttatgggaaattaaatcctactaataaccaatgaaaataaccacttattagtttaaatcggatgGATATTgagaaagttattcaatttttgtagaatggagatttttgagtttttcagggtcaacttattgaacctatttgattccaattttttctagcctttgtttcataatatatgagggactctgtcagaattctgttaaacaagtaagtGGAAGAATGTTGAGAAAATTTAATGTGACTTCTTAAAACAATAAGTTCAGGCTCAGTGGAGTAATGTCATCAAAagtttaacattaaaaaatacgCACAATGTTCAAATGTGTCATACAGAATCGCATATGTACAAGAAACGTTGTAAACTGCACGCTCCACAACGTCTGGATACACACATCGAAAACTAATGACGGTGCAAATGTTAAATTAGGACACTAGCTTCACGAATGATGACTTATCCGCCTAtttcgtcacgttttgttctactaacaattttttttgcgttattAAAACGTCTTGAAGTTTATAATTAGAAATTATATGGGATTCACATTGGCTTCTACGATGtaccgattttactgtactgattcacaaaatttcaatatactacaatatattgcgtaaaacatctaagttcaattacaaaatattctacgttcttcaaatcattctgaagttcagattttgagattttaaacctaaaatTAGTCTGATTCAATGTCCTACATAATTTCAAAACACGACCTGCTAGATGGTTAGAAGAAGGAtaacaaattaaaagttttacaaattattatttttttaatatttgacgtatgtagtataacatatttctacggattcgtatagtttgtattaacattgtacaaaatccagttgagcagctagcgtttcaaaaaatgattttgatgACGTGTGAGGATTTAGTTTATGATGAGTTTTGTATCataagagtgttattttatgtaatacacctgtaaatattacacgcagtattgcataccaatctttcgatgacttataatttcattgagcctaaaattattgttatcagaagtcttgaatcatttggataaacgagttcgaatatacCCCCGAATACCTCAcattaaattttctcaaaattcttccgcttacttgtttaacagaattctgacagagaatCCCTCATATATTATGATACAAAGCCtagaaaaattggaatcgagacggttcaataagttgacccagagaaacacaaaaatctccattttacaaaaattgaataactttctcaatttccatccgatttaaactaataagtgcTTATATTCGTTGGTAATTAGTAGGCTTTAATatcccataaaaatatattttttgggattgcattatcttgcccaaaatattgaccaaacgctcattttacttcaaaaaatgacgaaaaatcaagaaaaagatcaatagattcgtaaataacgccagaaccagtagtcgcactaaaacaaaatgttctaatgATCGAAAGTGCAtgcaattacctttaattcaatattataatatttcatatcgagacactacaaccgaaggtatttggattttactgaacgcacttttaattttaaaggtgaaattcatttttttactgtaactcgaaaactattctagtgtaaattttttggacctcattttcggattcagcataaaatttttcatcagaaatggtgttcgaatattaaagttcagatttttattttgtaaactagtgttatcactcccaattgcttcagtgcacgcttctaTGCAATCgtgtgccctccgacgtcgatctgcatccgctgaaccgctttgcagttgctgaacAGCAACCCCTCAATCCAGTTGTGAGCTATCTTGACCCCGTTCACCCacttctcgatcgcgtctattgtctacGTCTACCTGAGAAACGGTCGCTATGACTTCTACCCTTTGTTCGTCTTGTATAGCAGCACTCTGCGATGGAAGTATCTCTTCAGGAACTGGCATACATAATCGGGGACCCTAATTCTGGTCAGCGCTGCGGCTATGGCTTCCCAGCTTGGGTTGTTAATCTTCcgacagtcgcgctagtgcactgagtgcacgctgctctgaaaatctagcgaaatagtcttagggcaccagcggctgctcgttccgtgggccatatgcgcgacttccggagggttaaattcattcttcacatctatcgtgaccacagtgCAGTATCGACCCTCTCATCGCTTCTGCTTAGATGctttctcggcactctcgagcactgtccgaattaCATCCACTGTCGATGTTCATTTGCAGAATCCAAACTGCTTCTGGGAGAGATTGCGCTTaccctccgtgcatttcgtcaGCCAGTTAAGAAAAAATCCTTCCAAGACTTTTCCaagtgtatccagcagacatacATACGAGGTTGGGTGCTCCGTTGGCTTTCatggctttggcagcaacactagcttatgtaccttccacatttcgggtaAGTTGCCTTCATCTAGatacttctgcagcaccatccggAACATGTCTGGGTAAGCCATGATCGCAactttcagcaccacgtttggtattccatcaggGTCGGGAGCTTCCTTTGATTTCAGTCGCTTCGGTACTTCTGCAAGCTCATCATTAGTCACTAGCCGATCGTCCGGGTTTGCTCCTTCTTCCGTACGGTATTGATGGACAGGTAGTTGGAttgtgcttcgggaagagaccctcaacgattgtCTTCAACTTACCCGGGTACATTTCGGCTTTATTTTCGCCATTATGACTTTGTATtcgggattggcgtctacttttcGGCACAGCTtcttgtggcaatctgacttgctaagcttgaagtcccgttttaaagcggccctagcttccccaAACGCTGCCTTGCGCTCCTGTCTGTCTGTCTCCGATATTGCTCTCTGAGTCCgccgtctagctctgagacaagcagcacGTAGCGTACTGAGCGTTTCGTTTCACCAGTAAGTTAGCGCCGTCTATTGCGTGGCTtaagttttcgcggcattgttgCGCCAAAATCCGGCTCGGCTGCATCGACGATCTCGGTGTCGCCGTCCACCAGAAATGCTTCAatgaagaggtctttgttgaagacttTCGTCTTTAACTTTCGCTCGCCGGTCATCACTCGCCGTGCTGCAGCAGgtttccgttggccgatacattagcgaatcgcctggtggtcgctatgcgtATACTTCTCGCATATTTCGCCGTTAGTGAAGGGCTACAGAATGCGACGTTGATGATAGACTCTCTCCCGTTTCTCCCGTGTGCTAGGGTAGCCTTCATTGCATAATCGTAAGctaataattcattattttttttggtcttttggctgccaataccttatttagtactggtggtatccaacggggaaaaacgatcggaaatggtgagtgaagctaagcaatcatgtgaaaaaattcctccccagaggcgagactcgaactcgcaacctttgagactccggataccaccagtcctaaataaggtattggcacttaagccaaaagaacaaaaaaaaattgaattattagtttaattcgaacgggcgggttcgctcccgtcatacctctgttcactgggcaagggaccagaaatcgacagtcttcattagctctgtcacccaccgaagtacgatgggtaatgaactaaaaattagacatcagacgattataaaaacccgggccttggtatctagcggggaaattaaatagatcaaatgtgttggggtgatcagctgccgttgtg encodes:
- the LOC131683825 gene encoding EGFR adapter protein-like; translated protein: MQEVEYFNDTLNGSGGVGSNASDERKGQSEKQSDSRKCSYDLLDHRKYNKCDENVNYTADPLLAFTSPSSSEDDNSPTEMNNCIKFGEKPTLIKRFAMGFLRSNEESLPLMYHKSSPTSPQKQLNDILAEDIYSLDQIVSSKFGDSCKQSFTANHHHHHYPTAPQSQLLLRHGSDVEYEFRRNLLIRKTNSANSSPKRFVPNIKRTDSLNSIEDNELDSASWFQAGLPREISFEVLTQRAPGAFLVRRSTTKQGCFALSLRVPPPGPKVVHYLILKTERGYKIKGFTKEFSSLRALITHHSVMPEMLPVPLSLPRPQNIPIKCKRVDDYDSYSKLNEFSKLFSDLDL